The Apibacter raozihei genome contains a region encoding:
- a CDS encoding RtcB family protein produces MGKLKLKGKDILKIGYPNTKIINTAIEVMQKNFDKRNKAYVLSILKDIQKKPEEYKENLMLGQIAEEFLQLTKVEKRNLESQRAPFTIFGEEQIAEEAIKQLYTALKLPVSVQGALMPDGHVGYGLPIGGVLATENAIIPYGVGVDIGCRMCLSILDIPVSYLEGSKDKYLNALQENTKFGMYETHKTHIEYLVFENEAFSMIPILRRLKAKAIKQMGTSGGGNHFVEFGEVEITDEKNEFNLPKGKYTGILSHSGSRALGAEIAQYYTRVAIEQCPLPKEAQHLAWLDLNSHLGTEYWIAMNLAGEYASACHSDIHRRLMKITGGRLVARIENHHNFAWKEEHKGKEVIVHRKGATPAAEGQLGFIPGSMSSKGFIVRGRGNEESLNSASHGAGRLLSRHKASNSISASEIKKELKLHKVELIGGSKEEAPMAYKNINEVMNAQTELVDILGTFMPRLVRMDKK; encoded by the coding sequence ATGGGCAAGTTAAAATTAAAAGGAAAAGATATCCTAAAAATCGGATATCCCAATACAAAAATAATAAATACAGCGATCGAAGTAATGCAGAAAAACTTCGATAAAAGAAATAAAGCATACGTCTTAAGTATTCTTAAAGATATTCAAAAAAAACCGGAAGAATACAAAGAAAACTTAATGCTGGGACAAATTGCAGAAGAATTTCTGCAATTAACCAAAGTAGAAAAAAGAAATCTGGAAAGTCAAAGGGCCCCATTCACCATTTTTGGTGAAGAGCAAATTGCAGAAGAAGCAATAAAGCAGTTATATACCGCTTTAAAACTTCCGGTATCTGTTCAGGGAGCATTAATGCCTGACGGACATGTAGGCTATGGTTTGCCTATTGGTGGAGTTCTGGCTACTGAAAATGCTATTATCCCTTACGGGGTAGGTGTGGATATAGGGTGCAGAATGTGTCTGAGCATATTAGATATACCAGTTTCTTATTTGGAAGGAAGCAAGGATAAATATCTTAATGCTTTACAAGAAAATACAAAGTTTGGAATGTATGAAACTCATAAAACCCATATAGAATATTTGGTTTTTGAAAATGAAGCTTTCTCTATGATTCCGATTTTAAGACGTTTAAAAGCCAAAGCCATCAAACAAATGGGTACTTCGGGAGGAGGAAATCACTTTGTGGAATTTGGAGAAGTAGAAATAACGGATGAGAAAAATGAGTTTAATTTACCTAAAGGCAAGTATACCGGAATATTATCTCACAGCGGTTCACGGGCATTAGGAGCAGAAATTGCACAATATTATACCCGGGTAGCTATTGAACAATGTCCGCTACCTAAAGAAGCACAACATCTGGCCTGGCTGGATCTTAACTCTCATTTAGGAACAGAATACTGGATAGCTATGAACCTTGCAGGAGAATATGCTTCTGCCTGTCATTCCGATATTCATAGAAGACTAATGAAGATAACTGGCGGTAGATTAGTAGCTCGCATTGAAAATCATCACAACTTTGCCTGGAAAGAAGAACACAAGGGAAAAGAAGTAATCGTTCACCGAAAAGGAGCAACTCCCGCAGCCGAAGGGCAACTAGGCTTTATTCCTGGTTCGATGAGTTCTAAAGGATTTATTGTGCGAGGACGAGGAAACGAAGAATCTCTAAATTCTGCTTCACACGGTGCCGGAAGGCTGCTTTCAAGACATAAGGCATCCAACTCTATTTCAGCTTCTGAAATTAAGAAAGAACTGAAACTTCATAAGGTGGAACTTATCGGTGGAAGCAAAGAAGAAGCCCCTATGGCTTATAAGAATATTAATGAAGTAATGAATGCGCAAACGGAATTGGTAGATATCTTGGGAACCTTTATGCCGAGGTTGGTACGGATGGATAAAAAATAA
- a CDS encoding M48 family metallopeptidase, with translation MKYTATVSDDFKKNTVWAILSVFLFIIVYVILLSFSILLTLFCGYFGIMIMVSHFHYTTLAIGISLIGLGILILVFLIKFIFKENATDKSNFIEITRQEEPQLFSLIDTIVEEVGTDFPKRVYLSEDVNAAVFYDSTFWSMFLPVKKNLQIGLGLINIVSQMELKAILAHEFGHFSQKSMKVGSYVHNVNQIIYNMLYENTSYSSFIQGFASINNLTALASYIAVGFIKVIQWILQKMYSIINIRYLKLSREMEFHADEVAAHVTGYMPLKTSLLRLDLAEHSYSSVIKFYSGKVSDCIRSKNVFKEQHSVMKFLASEINLEIKESYPLVTFEHINKYNKSKLNFTSQWTSHPSLKDRISALEKTNIVKENDDFKPANQLFSNIEILQETVTDQIFSKVQYKDSVTQYSLGDFTKAYTSDFYTNSYNKFYNNYYDSRNPIKFKEEYKQISFDGNISDLFSTQKIENIYISQALNNDIESLKHIGDKRNKIKSFDYDGIKYTRKNVKELIEKLSIELEECNLLNEENDKQIFAAFNNLALKTGKEKQFTEKHILFTNTEDFFNIKNDFLNDFIEKTNFFQYETSTAKIKEHVSKLYKLEEEFKKNINGILNNSHYASKLSDDTKTSFEKYISDKQIYFVEKEDIYNNDAILLLFICIQEFSDFLAQLMFDTKKDFLEFQAELVEL, from the coding sequence ATGAAATATACTGCCACAGTCTCCGATGACTTTAAAAAAAATACCGTATGGGCTATTTTATCTGTCTTTTTATTTATCATCGTTTATGTTATACTACTTAGTTTTTCAATACTTCTAACTTTATTTTGCGGATATTTTGGTATCATGATTATGGTTAGTCATTTTCATTATACTACTCTGGCTATAGGAATATCACTTATTGGGTTAGGAATATTAATTTTAGTTTTTTTAATTAAATTTATATTTAAAGAAAATGCAACAGATAAGTCAAATTTTATTGAAATAACCCGCCAGGAAGAACCTCAATTATTTTCCTTAATTGATACCATCGTTGAAGAGGTTGGCACAGATTTCCCCAAACGAGTTTATCTTAGTGAAGACGTGAATGCTGCTGTATTTTACGACTCTACCTTTTGGAGCATGTTTCTGCCAGTAAAAAAAAACCTGCAAATAGGATTGGGCTTGATCAATATTGTATCCCAAATGGAATTAAAAGCCATTTTAGCACATGAATTCGGTCATTTTTCTCAGAAAAGCATGAAAGTAGGTAGCTATGTGCATAATGTAAACCAGATAATTTATAATATGCTCTATGAAAATACTTCTTACAGTAGCTTCATACAAGGATTTGCTAGCATCAACAATTTAACAGCTCTAGCTTCTTATATAGCCGTTGGATTTATAAAAGTCATCCAATGGATTTTGCAAAAAATGTATTCTATCATCAATATTCGCTATTTAAAGCTTTCCAGAGAAATGGAATTTCATGCAGATGAAGTTGCTGCACACGTTACCGGATATATGCCTTTAAAAACGTCATTATTAAGATTAGATCTGGCTGAGCATTCTTATAGTTCAGTCATAAAATTTTACTCTGGAAAAGTATCTGATTGTATAAGAAGTAAAAATGTTTTTAAAGAACAACACTCGGTCATGAAATTTTTAGCTAGCGAAATAAATCTTGAAATTAAAGAAAGTTATCCGTTAGTTACTTTTGAACATATTAATAAATATAACAAATCCAAGCTGAATTTTACTTCTCAGTGGACATCTCATCCTTCCCTAAAAGATAGAATTTCAGCTTTGGAAAAGACTAATATAGTTAAAGAAAACGATGATTTTAAACCAGCCAATCAATTGTTTTCAAATATTGAAATTTTACAGGAAACAGTTACAGACCAAATATTTTCAAAAGTACAATACAAAGATTCAGTTACACAATACTCGTTAGGTGACTTTACGAAAGCATATACTTCTGATTTTTATACAAACAGCTACAACAAATTTTACAACAATTATTACGATTCCAGAAATCCTATAAAATTTAAGGAAGAATATAAACAAATATCTTTCGACGGTAATATAAGTGATTTATTCTCGACGCAAAAGATTGAAAACATTTACATTTCACAGGCACTAAACAATGACATTGAAAGTTTAAAACATATAGGAGATAAAAGAAATAAAATAAAGTCATTTGATTATGACGGTATTAAGTATACACGGAAGAATGTAAAAGAATTAATTGAAAAGCTTAGTATAGAACTGGAAGAATGTAATCTTCTCAATGAAGAAAACGATAAACAAATATTTGCTGCATTTAATAATCTGGCATTAAAAACAGGAAAAGAAAAACAGTTTACAGAAAAGCATATTCTTTTCACTAATACCGAGGACTTTTTTAACATCAAGAACGATTTTTTAAATGATTTTATTGAAAAGACTAATTTTTTTCAATATGAAACTTCTACCGCTAAGATAAAAGAACATGTAAGCAAACTATATAAACTGGAAGAAGAATTTAAAAAGAATATTAATGGTATTCTTAACAATAGTCATTATGCTTCAAAACTTTCTGATGACACAAAAACAAGTTTTGAAAAATATATTTCAGACAAACAAATTTATTTCGTAGAAAAAGAAGATATATATAACAATGATGCCATCCTATTATTGTTTATCTGTATTCAAGAATTTTCAGATTTTTTAGCCCAACTTATGTTTGATACTAAAAAAGACTTTTTAGAATTTCAGGCGGAATTAGTTGAGTTATAA
- a CDS encoding nitric-oxide reductase large subunit — protein sequence MKKEKKLWLALALVLFASFLTLGYYGIQIYQQSPPIPEKIITTNGDLIFTKKDILDGKNIWQSMGGQEIGSIWGHGAYQAPDWTADWLHKEATLLLAEYSEKIYFIPYDKLDSDKKSLLKNRLQKELRANTYSKENGNIIVSDNRARAIKNLCDYYQGLFMDNPEYSQLRDHYAIPENTIKDPEKMRQMNAFFFWATWATVTERPGTDISYTHNWPYDELVGNNATADILIWSGVSIILLILCIGILAFYHAQSKEDSFISLLNDPLIQEKTTPSMKRIKKYVVVVGLLMILQVMLGIITAHYGVEGSGLYGIPLNKILPYSVTRTWHTQLAIFWIATAWLATGLYMAPALSGKDPKFQSLGVDFLFYALLIIVFGSMTGQWLAIMQKLNPNTNFWLGHQGFEYVDLGRFWQLFLFIGLLIWLILMTRPIIPVLKENPKKRSLLLLFLISCISIALFYAAGLMWGQHTHLSISEYWRWWVVHLWVEGFFEVFATVVIAFLFVRMGLLKEKTATINVLFSTIIFLSGGIIGTFHHLYFTGTTPAVMALGACFSALEVVPLTLIGFEAFENYKASQVNEWMKDYKWPIYFMVSVAFWNFLGAGVFGFLINPPIALYYLQGLNTTALHAHTALFGVYGMLGIGFILFVLRSMYRNVKWNDTLLKLCFWSLNIGLLLMGILSLLPIGIWQAIESIDKGMWYARSSELMQKPEMILLKWLRSVGDTIFAVGIFSGVIFIFRLCVKKIS from the coding sequence ATGAAAAAAGAAAAAAAATTGTGGTTAGCACTGGCACTTGTCCTATTTGCTTCATTTTTAACTTTAGGATATTACGGAATTCAAATTTATCAGCAATCCCCTCCTATTCCTGAAAAAATTATAACAACTAACGGTGATCTGATATTTACAAAAAAAGATATATTGGACGGTAAAAATATCTGGCAAAGCATGGGTGGGCAGGAAATAGGCTCAATTTGGGGACATGGGGCTTATCAAGCTCCAGACTGGACAGCAGACTGGTTGCATAAAGAAGCTACATTATTATTAGCTGAATATTCGGAAAAAATATATTTTATTCCCTATGATAAACTAGATTCTGACAAAAAAAGTCTATTAAAAAACAGACTTCAAAAAGAATTACGGGCTAATACGTATAGCAAGGAAAACGGAAATATCATTGTTTCAGATAACAGGGCAAGAGCAATAAAAAATTTATGTGACTATTATCAGGGATTATTTATGGATAATCCTGAATATTCTCAGCTTAGGGACCATTATGCTATTCCGGAAAACACTATTAAAGATCCGGAAAAAATGAGACAAATGAATGCTTTCTTTTTTTGGGCCACCTGGGCCACTGTTACGGAGAGACCTGGCACCGATATATCATATACTCATAATTGGCCTTACGATGAATTAGTTGGTAATAATGCCACTGCAGATATTTTAATCTGGTCTGGAGTAAGTATCATATTATTAATTTTGTGCATTGGTATTTTAGCTTTTTACCATGCTCAATCCAAAGAGGATAGTTTTATTTCGTTACTTAATGATCCTTTAATTCAAGAAAAAACAACTCCATCTATGAAGCGCATAAAAAAATATGTAGTTGTTGTAGGACTTCTTATGATATTACAGGTAATGCTCGGAATTATAACAGCGCATTACGGTGTAGAAGGATCAGGATTATACGGCATTCCTTTAAACAAAATTCTCCCTTACTCTGTTACACGTACCTGGCATACACAATTGGCTATTTTTTGGATAGCTACTGCATGGCTGGCAACAGGTTTGTATATGGCACCGGCTCTATCAGGTAAAGATCCGAAATTTCAAAGTCTGGGAGTAGATTTTCTTTTCTACGCCTTACTTATCATAGTATTTGGCTCAATGACTGGACAATGGCTGGCCATTATGCAAAAATTAAATCCAAACACTAACTTTTGGCTGGGACATCAAGGATTTGAATATGTTGACTTAGGTAGATTCTGGCAATTATTTCTATTTATCGGATTACTTATTTGGCTGATACTTATGACTCGTCCTATCATACCTGTACTTAAAGAAAATCCAAAAAAAAGAAGCCTGCTACTTTTATTTCTAATATCATGCATTTCAATTGCACTGTTTTATGCTGCAGGACTGATGTGGGGACAGCACACACATTTGAGTATTTCTGAATACTGGAGGTGGTGGGTTGTTCACTTATGGGTTGAAGGATTTTTTGAAGTCTTTGCCACCGTTGTTATTGCCTTTTTATTTGTTCGGATGGGACTTTTAAAAGAAAAAACAGCCACCATTAATGTACTGTTTTCTACCATCATCTTTCTCTCCGGCGGAATTATAGGAACATTCCATCATTTATATTTCACCGGAACAACACCAGCGGTAATGGCTCTAGGTGCATGCTTTAGTGCTTTAGAAGTGGTGCCACTGACTTTAATAGGATTTGAGGCCTTTGAAAATTATAAAGCCTCACAGGTAAATGAATGGATGAAAGATTATAAATGGCCTATTTATTTTATGGTTTCCGTAGCTTTCTGGAATTTTTTAGGAGCCGGTGTTTTTGGTTTTTTGATTAATCCTCCAATAGCATTATATTACTTACAAGGCTTAAACACAACGGCTTTACATGCTCATACTGCATTATTCGGAGTTTATGGCATGTTGGGCATAGGATTTATATTATTTGTATTAAGAAGTATGTATAGAAATGTTAAATGGAACGATACACTTCTTAAGTTATGTTTTTGGAGTCTGAATATAGGATTATTACTAATGGGAATATTGAGTTTGCTTCCTATAGGGATTTGGCAAGCTATAGAAAGTATTGATAAAGGGATGTGGTATGCCCGCTCTTCAGAATTGATGCAAAAACCGGAAATGATTCTTTTAAAATGGTTACGCTCAGTGGGTGATACTATATTTGCTGTGGGTATATTCAGTGGGGTTATATTTATTTTCAGACTTTGTGTAAAGAAAATTTCATAA
- the sstT gene encoding serine/threonine transporter SstT: MSIKKNILQGNLVLQIIIGLLFGILLAVLVPPLARSTMILGELFLTSLKSAAPVLVFVLVMSAIANHKKGQRTNMSSVIVLYLLGTFLAGLCAVIASFLFPVTLSLLQRESIELAPPTSILEVMKNLLLNFVDNPVKALINGNFIGILAWAIGLGIALRHASEQTKVMITDLSNGVTYIVKIIIRFAPLGIFGLVASTLAETGLDVLWDYLRLLGLLLGTMLFVALIINPLIVFWKIKRNPYPLVFTCLKESGVTAFFTRSSAANIPVNLELCKKLKLHEDTYSISIPLGATINMAGAAVTISVLTLAAVHTLGIKVDIFTALLLSLVSALCACGASGVAGGSLLLIPLACSLFDIPQDVAWSVVGVGMTIGVVQDSAETALNSSTDVLFTAAACMADEPK, translated from the coding sequence ATGAGTATAAAAAAAAATATTTTACAGGGTAATTTGGTTTTACAGATTATAATAGGTTTATTATTTGGAATCTTACTTGCAGTACTTGTTCCTCCCTTGGCAAGATCAACTATGATTTTGGGTGAATTGTTTCTTACTTCTTTAAAATCAGCTGCTCCGGTACTGGTTTTTGTTTTAGTAATGTCTGCAATAGCAAATCATAAAAAAGGGCAGAGAACTAATATGAGTTCAGTTATTGTACTTTATTTGTTAGGGACTTTTCTGGCTGGTTTGTGTGCGGTTATAGCGAGTTTTTTATTTCCGGTTACCCTGAGTTTATTACAAAGAGAATCAATAGAATTAGCTCCTCCTACAAGTATTTTAGAAGTAATGAAAAATTTGTTATTAAATTTTGTAGATAATCCGGTTAAAGCTTTAATTAATGGTAATTTTATAGGCATATTAGCTTGGGCTATCGGGTTAGGTATAGCTTTGAGACATGCTTCTGAACAAACTAAGGTAATGATTACAGACTTGTCGAACGGGGTAACCTATATTGTGAAAATTATTATTCGTTTCGCTCCTTTGGGTATATTTGGCCTGGTTGCCTCTACTTTAGCAGAAACAGGCTTAGATGTTTTGTGGGATTACTTACGCCTATTGGGTTTACTTCTAGGAACTATGCTTTTTGTTGCTTTGATTATAAATCCGCTTATTGTCTTCTGGAAAATAAAAAGGAATCCGTATCCGTTAGTATTTACCTGTTTGAAAGAAAGTGGTGTAACCGCTTTTTTTACGCGTAGTTCCGCTGCTAATATTCCGGTAAATTTAGAACTTTGTAAAAAATTGAAATTACATGAAGATACTTATTCAATTTCTATTCCTTTAGGAGCTACTATTAACATGGCTGGCGCGGCAGTAACTATTTCCGTACTTACATTGGCCGCTGTACATACATTAGGTATTAAGGTAGATATATTTACTGCTTTATTGCTAAGTTTAGTGTCTGCTCTATGTGCCTGTGGAGCTTCTGGAGTTGCCGGTGGTTCATTATTGTTAATACCTTTGGCTTGCAGCTTGTTTGATATACCTCAAGATGTAGCGTGGTCAGTGGTAGGAGTAGGAATGACAATTGGAGTTGTTCAGGATTCAGCAGAAACGGCTTTAAATTCTTCAACAGATGTTTTATTTACTGCTGCTGCTTGTATGGCAGATGAACCAAAATAA
- a CDS encoding SDR family NAD(P)-dependent oxidoreductase: MKKLANKTAIITGAASGMGAQHGIRFIEEGAKVVFTDTNKEKGEQVVKKLGKNALFIPHDVSNPKDWKKVVDMTEEKFGPVSILINNAGVAIPNGGTLTLENTEFEGYKKIIEINQFGTLFGMQAVLPSLRKAGGGSIINVSSVGGLLGMFGHYAYNASKFAIRGMTKTAAIELGEENIRVNSVHPGMIETSMIKASIEKNPEIWKDQLKGIPLHRMGKPEEVSSLMVFLASDESSYCTGAEFIIDGGKTCEDK, from the coding sequence ATGAAAAAATTAGCAAATAAAACAGCAATAATTACTGGTGCGGCTTCAGGTATGGGAGCACAACATGGTATAAGATTTATAGAAGAAGGAGCTAAAGTAGTTTTTACAGATACTAATAAAGAAAAAGGCGAACAGGTTGTCAAAAAATTGGGTAAAAATGCATTATTTATTCCTCACGACGTAAGTAATCCTAAAGATTGGAAAAAAGTGGTAGATATGACGGAAGAAAAATTCGGTCCTGTATCTATACTTATTAATAATGCAGGTGTAGCAATTCCTAACGGAGGTACATTAACCCTAGAAAATACAGAGTTTGAGGGTTACAAAAAAATTATTGAAATAAACCAGTTTGGAACCTTGTTTGGAATGCAGGCAGTCCTGCCTTCACTCCGCAAAGCCGGAGGAGGATCTATCATAAATGTATCTTCGGTTGGCGGACTTTTGGGGATGTTTGGACACTATGCCTATAATGCTTCAAAATTTGCTATCAGAGGCATGACAAAAACAGCGGCCATTGAATTAGGCGAGGAAAATATCCGTGTCAACTCCGTTCACCCTGGGATGATCGAAACATCTATGATTAAAGCTTCAATAGAAAAAAATCCTGAAATCTGGAAAGATCAGCTCAAAGGAATCCCGTTACACCGAATGGGGAAACCGGAAGAAGTAAGTTCTCTGATGGTCTTTCTTGCTTCGGATGAATCCAGCTACTGTACAGGTGCAGAATTCATTATTGATGGAGGTAAAACATGTGAGGACAAATAA
- a CDS encoding SDR family NAD(P)-dependent oxidoreductase, whose product MKKLVNKTAVITGGASGIGKATVELFVKEGANVVIADFSESGKQLEKELNDQGYQTLFIKVDVTHEDQIKEMFAKTVDRFGQLDILYANAGIANDGDIDTLDYDKWKRTIDINLNGVFLSDKYAIIQMLKQGTGGTIVNAGSIHSFVGKKGVTAYASAKGGVKLLTQTLGATYARQGIRVNAVAPGYIDTPLIYGANKDELIQLHPMGRLGRPEEVAKAVLFLASEDSSFISGTELLIDGGYTAI is encoded by the coding sequence ATGAAAAAATTAGTAAATAAAACAGCTGTTATTACAGGAGGTGCCAGTGGTATTGGTAAAGCAACTGTTGAGTTATTTGTAAAAGAAGGAGCGAATGTGGTTATAGCAGATTTTTCTGAATCTGGAAAACAATTGGAAAAAGAACTTAACGATCAAGGTTATCAGACTTTGTTTATTAAAGTGGATGTGACTCATGAAGATCAGATTAAGGAGATGTTTGCTAAGACCGTCGATAGATTTGGTCAATTGGATATATTATATGCTAATGCAGGTATAGCTAATGATGGAGATATTGATACGCTGGATTATGATAAATGGAAGCGAACAATCGATATTAATCTTAACGGTGTTTTCTTATCTGATAAATATGCTATTATCCAAATGCTAAAACAAGGCACCGGAGGTACTATTGTAAATGCAGGTTCTATTCACAGCTTTGTAGGAAAAAAGGGAGTTACTGCATACGCTTCTGCTAAAGGTGGGGTAAAACTTCTTACCCAAACCTTAGGCGCTACTTATGCCCGCCAGGGTATAAGAGTGAATGCAGTAGCTCCAGGCTATATTGACACCCCTTTAATTTATGGAGCTAATAAAGATGAACTGATACAGCTACATCCTATGGGAAGATTAGGTCGGCCTGAAGAAGTTGCTAAGGCAGTCTTATTCCTTGCCAGTGAGGATTCTTCTTTTATTTCCGGAACAGAATTATTAATAGATGGTGGATATACAGCAATATAA
- a CDS encoding endo-1,4-beta-xylanase yields MKKILFFFLLSITILTSCRSDSSEDTVIPPTVKEFTLKEAPFPVGFTVNSTLLNQDSKFRKILIEEASTLTPEYGMKMRTLLPSKDKYYWKEADDFVEFATNHNKRIHGHTLIWHTSTPDWVNNFTGDRNAWIELMKNYIHTVVGRYKGKITSWDVVNEAFLEDGSYRPTIWHQKIGPEYIEFAFRFAHEADPNALLFYNDFGTDYLYKKSIAIGKMIELLQSKKIAIHGIGLQMHTRIKLNEDYLTKAFTYFTKYNILIHISELDIRLGTNANPVHEFSEELAMEQKKQYKMIAKIFKDLVPEKLQYGITIWGVSDAHSWLTQLPEWPLLYDKDYQKKPAYYGLQEVFEKK; encoded by the coding sequence ATGAAAAAAATCTTATTCTTCTTTTTATTATCCATAACAATCCTAACATCATGCAGATCCGACAGTAGTGAAGATACTGTGATTCCCCCAACTGTTAAAGAATTCACCTTAAAGGAAGCTCCCTTTCCTGTTGGATTTACTGTAAATTCCACACTACTCAATCAAGATTCCAAATTTCGTAAAATATTAATTGAAGAAGCCTCTACACTTACTCCTGAATATGGAATGAAAATGCGGACTTTACTTCCGTCTAAAGACAAATATTATTGGAAAGAAGCTGATGACTTTGTTGAATTTGCTACAAATCATAATAAACGCATTCATGGTCATACTCTTATTTGGCATACGAGCACACCGGACTGGGTTAATAATTTTACTGGAGACCGCAATGCATGGATTGAATTAATGAAAAATTATATACACACAGTAGTAGGAAGATATAAAGGCAAAATTACTTCTTGGGATGTAGTTAATGAAGCCTTTTTAGAGGATGGTTCCTACAGACCTACTATTTGGCATCAGAAGATCGGACCGGAATATATAGAATTTGCTTTTAGGTTTGCTCATGAGGCAGATCCCAATGCTTTGTTATTTTACAACGATTTTGGAACTGATTATTTATATAAAAAAAGTATTGCTATAGGAAAAATGATAGAACTTTTACAATCTAAAAAAATAGCTATACATGGTATCGGTTTACAAATGCACACCCGAATAAAGCTAAATGAAGATTACCTGACTAAGGCCTTTACATACTTTACTAAATATAATATACTTATTCATATATCCGAGCTGGATATTCGTTTAGGTACCAATGCAAATCCTGTACACGAGTTCTCAGAGGAACTAGCAATGGAACAAAAAAAACAATATAAAATGATAGCCAAGATTTTTAAAGATTTAGTTCCTGAAAAGTTACAATATGGAATAACCATATGGGGAGTTAGTGACGCTCATTCCTGGTTAACCCAACTTCCCGAATGGCCTCTCTTATATGATAAAGACTATCAGAAAAAACCGGCTTATTATGGTTTACAAGAAGTTTTTGAGAAAAAATAA
- a CDS encoding SH3 domain-containing protein, which yields MALQDKYSELITKANSLGVSNLSVREQNDVLYIQGEAPNGEVKDQLWSTYNSIDPDFKSGDLILDVNVSPDAPSSEYKVTTQSSNLNIRKGPGTDQEIIGKAAHQSTVTFLSKYNDDWYLIRSAEGVEGYCNTEYLTAI from the coding sequence ATGGCATTACAAGATAAATACTCAGAATTAATAACAAAAGCAAACAGTTTAGGTGTAAGCAACTTATCCGTAAGGGAACAAAATGATGTTCTATATATACAGGGAGAAGCTCCTAACGGAGAAGTAAAAGATCAGCTATGGTCAACGTACAATTCAATTGATCCTGATTTTAAATCCGGTGATTTGATTCTTGATGTTAACGTATCCCCTGATGCTCCCTCTTCTGAATATAAAGTCACTACCCAAAGCTCTAATCTGAATATAAGAAAAGGACCGGGTACCGATCAAGAAATCATTGGAAAAGCTGCTCACCAGTCTACTGTTACTTTTTTAAGTAAATATAACGATGATTGGTATTTAATACGTTCTGCAGAAGGTGTAGAAGGATATTGCAATACAGAATATTTAACCGCAATTTAA
- a CDS encoding BON domain-containing protein produces MKQLSKFLVAFAIMGSLTVAVTSCKSGPKDSELTTQAQAVLPEGVTIDVKKGVATLTGEFNDDIAQQSAENALKAIPGIKTVENKATVKAVVVSADEELKAKINTVLKNYAGVTADVKDGVVTLNGELQRVDLPKLMQAVTMLQPKKVEQKLTLK; encoded by the coding sequence ATGAAACAATTAAGCAAGTTTTTAGTAGCATTCGCTATTATGGGATCATTAACTGTAGCAGTAACGTCATGTAAATCCGGCCCTAAGGATTCGGAATTAACTACTCAGGCTCAAGCTGTTTTACCAGAAGGAGTAACTATTGATGTTAAAAAAGGTGTAGCCACTCTTACCGGTGAGTTTAATGACGACATTGCTCAACAATCTGCAGAAAATGCTCTGAAAGCTATTCCGGGTATTAAAACTGTTGAAAATAAAGCTACAGTTAAAGCAGTAGTAGTTTCCGCAGACGAAGAGCTAAAAGCTAAAATTAATACAGTTCTAAAAAATTATGCAGGTGTAACTGCTGATGTAAAAGATGGTGTTGTTACTCTGAATGGAGAATTGCAACGTGTGGATTTACCTAAATTAATGCAGGCCGTTACTATGTTACAACCTAAAAAAGTAGAACAAAAATTAACATTAAAATAA